A region of Paenibacillus thiaminolyticus DNA encodes the following proteins:
- a CDS encoding polysaccharide deacetylase family protein has product MDSMRPVTRKWIFIIVAFIGALYIGTGTEAESFIKERKAVLAISEAYHLNEAEALEKLPLKERIAEEAKSKYIAPIDARIDRVWKAIPGYNGLEVDREQTYEANKTKRADAGITWVMREIPPRVTLEQLEPQPIYRGNPNKKMAGLMINVAWGNEHIEPMLATLKEEKVKATFFLDGSWLNKNPDMAKRIQEEGHELENHAYSHPNMSELSAGLQAQQIEKTKRLLETTLQVKNKWFAPPSGDFNALTVQTAHAYGLKTVMWTVDTVDWKNPEPSAIIRKIDAKVEPGSLILMHPTPSSKAALPGIIRTIRGKGLLPGTVSETLSEKRLDVELVEPR; this is encoded by the coding sequence ATGGACTCAATGCGGCCAGTCACACGAAAATGGATCTTTATCATCGTTGCCTTCATAGGGGCGCTATATATCGGAACGGGAACAGAGGCAGAATCCTTCATTAAAGAGCGCAAAGCGGTGCTCGCCATTAGTGAGGCGTATCACCTGAATGAGGCGGAAGCGCTGGAGAAGCTCCCGTTGAAGGAACGGATTGCGGAGGAGGCCAAAAGCAAATATATCGCACCGATCGACGCGCGAATCGACCGGGTCTGGAAAGCCATCCCGGGGTACAACGGGCTGGAGGTCGATCGGGAGCAAACGTATGAAGCCAATAAAACGAAGCGGGCGGATGCCGGCATTACATGGGTTATGCGAGAAATTCCGCCGCGGGTGACGCTCGAACAATTGGAGCCGCAGCCGATCTATCGCGGCAATCCGAATAAGAAGATGGCCGGGCTGATGATTAATGTCGCATGGGGGAACGAGCACATCGAACCGATGTTGGCGACGCTCAAGGAAGAAAAAGTGAAGGCAACGTTTTTCCTTGATGGAAGCTGGTTGAACAAAAACCCGGACATGGCGAAGCGGATTCAGGAGGAAGGACATGAACTGGAGAATCATGCCTATTCCCATCCGAACATGAGCGAGCTGAGCGCGGGCTTGCAGGCCCAGCAAATCGAGAAAACGAAGCGTCTGCTGGAGACGACTCTCCAGGTGAAAAACAAATGGTTCGCGCCCCCATCCGGCGATTTCAACGCGCTGACGGTTCAGACCGCCCACGCGTACGGATTGAAGACCGTCATGTGGACGGTGGACACCGTCGATTGGAAAAATCCGGAACCTTCCGCCATTATTCGCAAAATCGACGCGAAGGTGGAGCCCGGCTCCCTCATCCTGATGCATCCGACGCCTTCCTCCAAGGCTGCGCTGCCAGGCATCATCCGCACGATTCGCGGCAAAGGCCTATTGCCCGGAACGGTCAGCGAGACGCTGTCCGAGAAGCGGCTCGACGTGGAGTTGGTTGAGCCGCGTTAA
- a CDS encoding M16 family metallopeptidase gives MEKVQLSNGLRVVMEKIPTCRSVSFGIWVKTGSRNEYETTNGISHFIEHMMFKGTERFDAKAIADSFDAIGGNVNAFTSKEYTCYYAKVLDEHLPIAVDVLSDMFFRSALQAEELSKEKNVILEEIAMYEDTPDDTVHDLVTRAAYGGHPLAYPILGTRERLEPMGSADLRQYMQEHYTIENTVIAVAGNFDASLLELLEKHFGYFHNSRPSNEVSAPIFDGSSIFHQKKTEQNHICLSLPGCSMTDPRLYAMILLNNVIGGGMSSRLFQEIREKRGLAYAVYSYHSSHADCGLFTLYAGTAPKQTQEVLDITLEVLGNLAAHGLTQDELKKGKEQLKGSLILGLESTGARMNRLGKNELMLGRHYTLDEIIARIDSITMDDITYVLSRMLSEPFAAAMVGANDRAISAFRRDYFVTASPSSSN, from the coding sequence GTGGAGAAAGTGCAGTTAAGTAACGGTCTGCGGGTCGTTATGGAAAAAATACCAACCTGCCGTTCCGTGTCATTCGGCATTTGGGTGAAGACTGGTTCACGCAATGAGTATGAGACGACCAACGGTATTTCTCATTTTATTGAACACATGATGTTCAAAGGTACGGAGCGGTTCGATGCCAAGGCGATCGCGGATTCGTTCGACGCAATCGGAGGGAATGTGAATGCATTTACTTCGAAGGAATATACGTGCTACTATGCGAAAGTGCTGGATGAGCATCTTCCGATAGCCGTAGATGTGCTGTCGGACATGTTTTTCCGTTCCGCCTTGCAGGCAGAAGAGCTGAGCAAGGAGAAGAACGTCATACTCGAGGAAATCGCCATGTATGAAGACACCCCCGACGATACGGTGCACGATCTCGTCACGCGTGCCGCCTATGGGGGCCATCCGCTCGCGTATCCGATTCTCGGAACGAGGGAACGTCTGGAGCCAATGGGGTCTGCCGACTTGCGCCAATACATGCAGGAGCACTATACGATTGAAAATACGGTGATCGCCGTGGCGGGCAATTTCGATGCCTCCCTATTGGAGCTGCTGGAGAAGCATTTTGGATATTTCCACAATTCCCGACCGTCTAACGAGGTGTCGGCGCCGATATTCGACGGGAGCTCGATCTTCCATCAGAAGAAGACCGAGCAGAATCATATTTGCTTGAGCTTGCCAGGCTGCTCCATGACCGATCCGCGGCTCTATGCCATGATCTTATTGAATAACGTTATCGGAGGCGGCATGAGCTCGCGCCTGTTCCAGGAGATCCGCGAGAAGCGTGGCTTGGCCTATGCGGTCTACTCCTATCATTCCTCGCATGCGGATTGCGGACTGTTCACCCTCTATGCGGGCACGGCGCCGAAGCAGACGCAAGAGGTGCTGGACATTACGCTCGAGGTGCTTGGCAATCTTGCTGCGCACGGTCTGACGCAGGATGAATTGAAGAAGGGCAAGGAGCAGTTGAAAGGAAGCTTGATTCTGGGGCTGGAGAGCACCGGCGCCCGGATGAACCGGTTGGGCAAGAACGAGTTGATGCTTGGCCGGCACTATACATTAGATGAAATTATTGCGCGGATCGATTCGATTACGATGGATGACATTACATATGTTTTATCCCGCATGCTGTCCGAGCCGTTTGCCGCGGCCATGGTTGGAGCGAACGATCGCGCAATTTCGGCTTTCAGGAGGGATTACTTTGTTACAGCAAGTCCATCAAGTTCAAATTAA
- the dut gene encoding dUTP diphosphatase has product MLQQVHQVQIKKLPGNEDIPLPQKMSDLAAGFDLYAAVQEPLTLAPGHRALVPAGFAMAMPPYLEAQIRPRSGLAFKHGITCLNSPGTIDADYRGEVKVLLVNLGQQHFTIERKERIAQMVLQFVPQIELTEVNELSDTARGEGGFGHTGTK; this is encoded by the coding sequence TTGTTACAGCAAGTCCATCAAGTTCAAATTAAAAAATTGCCCGGCAACGAAGACATTCCGTTGCCGCAGAAAATGTCCGATCTGGCGGCAGGCTTTGATCTGTATGCGGCGGTACAGGAGCCGCTGACGCTGGCTCCCGGCCACCGCGCCCTGGTGCCGGCCGGATTCGCGATGGCGATGCCGCCATATCTGGAAGCGCAGATTCGTCCACGCAGCGGACTAGCCTTCAAGCATGGCATCACTTGCCTCAATTCGCCGGGAACGATTGACGCGGATTATCGCGGCGAGGTGAAGGTGCTGCTTGTCAATCTCGGACAGCAGCATTTCACGATTGAGCGCAAGGAGCGGATTGCGCAGATGGTGCTCCAGTTCGTGCCGCAGATCGAATTGACCGAAGTGAATGAGCTGTCCGACACCGCTCGCGGCGAAGGCGGCTTCGGCCACACCGGAACGAAATAG
- the dpsA gene encoding dipicolinate synthase subunit DpsA, translated as MLTGVQVVFIGGDARQLEIIQKLSELDATVILAGYEQLQNPFHGVQRQPLTPELLKKADAVVLPAVGTDDKGKVHAIFTSEELILSEEHVAALPEHAVLFTGMAKPYLSELCTKYRLKLFELFDRDDVAIYNSIPTAEGALMMAIQHTDITLHGSESVVLGMGRTGFTMARTLLGVGARVRIGVRRNEHFARATEMGFSPFYVSDLAREVSNIDLLFNTIPTMIVTAQVIAQIPHRAVIIDLASMPGGVDFRFAEKRGIKAMLAPGLPGIVAPKTAGRILAQSISQLLQESMMERGGIGQ; from the coding sequence ATGTTAACCGGAGTTCAAGTGGTGTTCATCGGCGGCGACGCCCGGCAGCTTGAGATCATTCAGAAGCTATCCGAGCTGGACGCCACCGTTATTCTAGCGGGCTATGAACAGCTCCAAAATCCGTTCCACGGCGTTCAGCGCCAGCCGTTGACACCGGAGTTGCTGAAAAAGGCGGACGCGGTCGTCCTGCCGGCGGTAGGGACGGATGACAAAGGCAAGGTTCATGCCATATTCACGTCGGAAGAGCTGATTCTGTCGGAAGAGCATGTGGCCGCCTTGCCGGAGCATGCCGTACTGTTTACCGGAATGGCGAAGCCATATTTAAGCGAGCTGTGCACGAAATACCGGCTGAAGCTGTTCGAGCTGTTCGACAGGGATGACGTGGCGATATATAATTCGATACCGACCGCCGAGGGCGCCCTCATGATGGCGATTCAGCATACGGACATTACGCTGCATGGTTCCGAGTCGGTCGTGCTCGGCATGGGACGGACCGGATTTACGATGGCGCGGACGCTGCTTGGCGTCGGAGCACGGGTGCGGATTGGGGTAAGGCGGAACGAGCACTTCGCCAGAGCGACGGAGATGGGCTTCAGCCCTTTCTATGTCAGCGATCTGGCGCGCGAAGTGTCGAACATCGACTTGCTTTTTAATACGATTCCGACTATGATAGTCACAGCGCAGGTCATTGCCCAAATACCCCATCGCGCGGTCATTATCGACCTGGCCTCGATGCCCGGAGGCGTCGACTTCCGGTTCGCCGAGAAGCGCGGAATCAAGGCGATGCTGGCCCCGGGATTGCCGGGGATCGTCGCTCCGAAGACCGCGGGACGCATCTTAGCTCAGAGCATCTCACAGCTGCTCCAGGAGTCCATGATGGAACGGGGGGGAATCGGGCAATGA
- a CDS encoding dipicolinate synthase subunit B, whose translation MNYKGITVGYALTGSHCTFEEVMPQIQRFVDGGARVIPIASNTVMTTDTRFGTSQGWQMQLKEITGNDIISTIVEAEPLGPSKLLDVMVIAPCTGNTTSKLANAMTDSPVLMAAKAQMRNQRPLVLAISTNDGLGLNAANIAKLLVAKNIYFVPFGQDNPVQKPNSLVARMDLVPETCIAALEGRQLQPLLVER comes from the coding sequence ATGAATTACAAGGGAATCACGGTAGGTTATGCGCTGACGGGATCTCACTGCACGTTCGAGGAAGTGATGCCCCAGATTCAGCGGTTCGTCGATGGGGGAGCAAGGGTCATTCCAATCGCTTCGAATACGGTCATGACGACGGACACACGGTTCGGAACATCGCAAGGGTGGCAAATGCAGTTGAAAGAAATAACGGGGAATGATATTATTTCTACAATTGTGGAGGCGGAGCCGCTTGGCCCGTCCAAGCTGCTGGACGTTATGGTTATCGCTCCTTGCACGGGCAATACGACGAGCAAGCTGGCGAACGCGATGACAGACAGCCCGGTCCTGATGGCCGCCAAGGCGCAGATGCGCAATCAACGTCCGCTCGTGCTGGCTATCTCCACGAATGACGGCCTTGGATTGAATGCGGCCAATATCGCCAAGCTGTTAGTGGCGAAGAACATATACTTCGTTCCATTCGGGCAGGACAATCCGGTTCAGAAGCCGAATTCGCTGGTCGCCCGCATGGATCTCGTGCCCGAGACCTGTATTGCGGCGCTGGAGGGCAGACAGCTTCAGCCGCTGCTGGTGGAACGTTAA
- a CDS encoding aspartate-semialdehyde dehydrogenase → MTNQKRYNVAVVGATGAVGEQIIKLLEQRQFPIETLTLLSSARSAGTKIVFNGQEITVQEAKPESFKGIDIALFSAGGDVSKALAPEAIKRGTVCIDNTNAYRMDPNTPLVVPEVNIDKVAENQGLIANPNCSTIQMVVALKPLYDRYGISKVIVSTYQAVSGAGSRAIDELERQTKEALEGRDVNPDILPVGSLPVKHQIAFNAIPQIDKFQDNGFTLEEMKMIRETKKIMGDEDLQVTATCVRIPVVYGHSESVYVELKEDFQLDEVKDLLANAPGITLVDDPEAQQYPLATECAGKPDVFIGRLRRDLNEPRALNMWIVSDNLMKGAAWNAVQIAEHIASERP, encoded by the coding sequence ATGACGAATCAGAAGCGGTACAATGTTGCAGTAGTCGGCGCAACTGGCGCCGTAGGGGAACAGATTATCAAATTGCTGGAACAACGTCAATTTCCCATTGAGACGCTGACATTGCTGTCATCCGCGCGTTCTGCCGGAACGAAGATTGTATTTAATGGTCAGGAGATTACGGTGCAGGAAGCGAAGCCGGAGAGCTTCAAGGGGATAGATATTGCCTTGTTCAGCGCAGGCGGCGACGTGTCGAAGGCGCTTGCTCCGGAAGCGATCAAGCGGGGAACGGTATGCATTGACAACACGAACGCTTACCGCATGGATCCGAATACGCCGCTCGTCGTTCCTGAAGTGAATATAGATAAAGTGGCAGAGAATCAGGGTCTCATTGCCAATCCGAATTGCTCCACGATCCAGATGGTTGTCGCGTTGAAGCCGCTCTATGATCGGTATGGCATCTCCAAAGTCATCGTCTCGACTTATCAAGCGGTATCCGGAGCGGGAAGCCGCGCGATTGACGAGTTGGAACGCCAGACGAAGGAAGCGCTGGAGGGACGGGACGTGAATCCGGATATTCTTCCGGTGGGCTCCTTGCCGGTGAAGCACCAGATTGCCTTTAATGCGATCCCGCAAATCGATAAATTCCAAGATAACGGCTTTACACTCGAAGAAATGAAAATGATTCGGGAAACGAAGAAAATTATGGGGGATGAAGATTTACAGGTTACGGCGACATGCGTGCGCATCCCTGTCGTATATGGTCATTCCGAGTCCGTATATGTCGAATTGAAGGAAGACTTCCAGCTTGATGAAGTCAAAGATCTGCTGGCCAACGCCCCGGGCATTACTTTAGTAGATGATCCGGAAGCTCAACAGTACCCGCTGGCGACCGAATGCGCCGGGAAGCCGGACGTATTTATCGGACGGCTGCGCAGGGACTTGAACGAACCGCGCGCTCTTAATATGTGGATTGTATCCGATAACTTAATGAAAGGCGCTGCATGGAACGCGGTTCAAATTGCTGAACATATTGCGTCGGAGCGGCCATAA